attcaaGGACATTTTGGTCCTCCTTCTTTGGTCTTCCAATCGTTATAGCACGGACAAACTTCCTTGTTTCCATAAGTTCCTGGAGGTACACACAAGCATTTGGCACAACAATACTTGCAATAGAACAAACATGGTTTTTTGTGATGTGTTTTTGAGCATCTATCTTCACATCGAGGAGCACATTCTACAATTTCAACCATGCAATATTAGTTAGTACATCATTTTAGTGAATGAATGTTGTAACATCaaattttaacaataaataaaaagtaaagaaagattttttttattatagattttATATCAACAATATcttttgtaaaatttatttatgagtGAAGCTATATCCTTCATTAAATCAATACCTTCTGGTTTAAGACTTCCTTCAGTGGTGCCATCCTGAAACtcaattaaacaaaaatgaaattaacatGAGAAAAAACGACGTAAATAATTATCTTCAAGAAAAATTGtccaattaaaacaaaaaatacaaaatgttATAAGCCTTACCGTTGGGTCAGGAGTCACTGGAGCTGGTGAAGTTGCAGGAGGCGTTGGAGTCACTGGAGCTGGTGGAGTTGTCGGAGTTGCAGGAGTTTCTGGAGTTGAATCTGAAGCTGTAGTTGAAGTTGGAGCTGGAGATGGAGATGGAGATGGTGCCGGAGCTGGAGTTGGAGCCTCAATGGTAGCTCCAATTATATGAGCCTGAAATAAAATCATTCATGTAATAACATTAAAAAGGATATAAAGAATTAATGGAACCCTTTTGTACATTGATAGAAAATCATGTAAATAATTTTGGTCATCACCTCTTCTTTATTTACAGTTCATTACTAGTTCAATTCTTAGATCTCTCCTCCTCCACAGACTCTCTTAATTTTGGTGTTGTTATGTAAGTATGTAACATAGGtaatttagagagaaaaaaattgtctttaTAGATGagattttttaagtttatgaATTCGTGGTTCCATGCTTGAGTATTGTTACATTGGAAAAGAAGAACCTATAACGAATAAAGTGAGGTGAGTGGGAGTAAATGGTGAGGGTAATTGTGCAATGTTTTGGCAGCACCGGTAACAATCGAAATCGCGGAAAACCCTTGATCAAGTTTATAAATATTATACTTGTGATTCACATATTTAAAGGAAAAACTtatatccaaaaataaaattatggacgaaggtaaaaaaaaaattgcatctcttcaaaaaaaaaaaaaaaaaggataaatattCATAGCATAATAATATGTCGATTTACCTTGCTCTGTACAAGAAGAAACACAACTAAGAAGAGCATATtgatgttataattttttgcCATTACTCAAAGCTTTACGAAAAGCAAAAAAGTTATGTGAATTGTGATTATGAAGAAACGTTGAGTTACGTATTTATAGCATTTCTACTTGAACTGAATCTATGAAAGGGTGGCTCTATTTTAGTGATGAAAGATCCACCTAGCTCCACCTTTAGCTCAATATATGGTTGGACTTACTCTAAGGTTGGACTTGGAGAATTTGATGTGTTTGATTTATTCAACAATAGAATTCGAAAATTAAGGGAGGCGTTccatcaaaaattaaaaattaaaggagATCTATAATAGTGCTTACTGTATTTTCGATTTCTTGATACAAGCTAGTTAAATGATTTTGGTCTATATTAGTGTAGGTTCTCATATATGTTTCTAGAAATTTGTATGATATATATCATTGTacgaaagaacaaaaaaaaaattgtatcaatAAAGCCAAGAAGCATTCAAAAACTATGAGAAATGACATTGTATTCTTATTCTCTCAAATGTTTTTGTCACAAATTGTTAGAATggtctttcaaaaatttattaatttatcgaaCTTGTTCAAACCTAGTGGTTTTAATGTGATGACATTTTACATGGAATCTTGTGTTTGACTTTTGCTCACCACACTTTTTCCTCCCGTGTCCGTTTATGTGAGTATGTGGTGGTCACCAGACCAAGAGCAAAGTAAagcaaaaatatcataaaaattgttaattttgtaCCTAGGGCCAAGTTGGAGAGTCATGACCTTAGTTTATAGGAGGAGCGTGTAAACCAAAGAGCTGCCTTAGGTCAAAGAAGTTATGGCACAGCTAACGGAAATGCTAACCAGCTTAGGGTGGACAAAATAGTATGTGATCTATCTTAATAGAGAACTCATATTTCTGTTAACATTCACAGAATATGAATGAAAACCTATAATAGATTTACAAAAAtccctttttatatatatatatatatatgctctttagtacaaaatattgtgaaatagtGGCGCTATAGCATTGTTGcttagcagaatttgaacaaggCGCTATTTTCTGCGATCTGAAATTGACAGCACTAGGATAAAGTAGGTTGAATTAAATTGATCTGAGAAATATAAAACAAGATTCTTGTATTCGTAGGTACCATAATCTTAACTTATCTGCTAGGTTCGTTATATAAATGCATCGGAGTAGTATAACGTATCATCTTAACTTATCTGCTGGATCTACAAGTATTTCTGCCCAAATTTtttaagtaatattcattaCTTAAGCCGTTAGGTAGTTAGACCAGCAGATTAAATATGAGAAGTAGACACTGATTCAGTCACACTGAACTTGGAACGCAGCAGCAGAAACTTCAATGTAGAAACTGGTTTGGTGAGCGTACCAAAAGTCAATTTAAAAGTAGCAGCCATAGAAGGTTGCATTGTCGAAAGGTTAGCGTGAATGATATCAAATCTTTGAATAACATTGTGAAGCGATCGATTATGAGATTTGGCTTTGAATACAATTTTCCATTGTGAATTTGAAGCATAATAACATCATTGCCTTAATGGTATGTATTATCTCTTTAAATGTCATTGAAATTCAATAGGTTTGTATCAAACATAGAAAAGTAAGCAAGCCTGATAAATTCAAAAATGAGTACTTTTAAATCAGAATAGCATGCTCACCAATAAAATATTGAGACACTGCCTCATTCGACAAATTAAAGAGTTATCTTAATTCAAACagtcttataaaataaattataattcagAGGTTGCattatacaaattaaaaattagataATACAAGAAGAGAAAACAGAAACGACATAACAATCcgattattaattttaataaatatttttactttcaatAAGTCTATATGAGAAACTACGAAAAATATCAAAAGGTGCTCTAATTAAATAGAGCTGCTAAAGTAAGTGTAATTTGGATTTCTattaaaaatgacttaaaaaaactaatagtgAAGCTAAAACTAGGCCTGCCCACCGCCATGCTCTTCCGCTGGTTTCACAAACTTCCTCCAATAAGAATGATTTTGCCACACCATAAACATTTCTTCAATAGGAACACCTTTGGTCTCCGGCAAAAACTTGTAAATAAACAAGCTCATCACCACCACAAAAAAtgcaaagaagatgaagagtcCAAACTTCATGTGGCACGACATGGTGGTGAAAACTCGAGCAATGGCAAATGTGAAAATCATGTTAACCGAAACATTGACACTTTGAGCCGCTGATCGCACCTCAAGTGGAAAAGTTTCACTTGGCACCAACCATCCAAGAGGACCCCAAGACCATGTGAATCCCATCACATACACGCATATGCCTATCACAACAAGCAATGCATACCACTTTGGAAGCTCACCTGGATTTCCATCAACTCCAAATTTAAATGCAATGGGCCACTGCTACAATAATCTGTGTCAAAACAAATTTGTATTAGCAAAGAAATATGAGCAACATATTATTGTGGTATGTATTATTTTGCCTAACCACTAGCTCCAGTGGAAATGATTAGTTACTATTATGTGTTATGAATTTCAAAGTTGAGCAACATATTATTGTGGTATGTATTATGTTGGCCACAAAAATGCCTATAGTTATTGACAATTGGAACATCATGTTAAGAGCTCCTCTATACTTGTAGGGAGCAACCTCAGACAGATAGATTGGCACAGactgttataaaaaaaaaatgcaacattaGTAAACtacttaaataataaataagttgaACTATTAATAACAGTATAAGTAATTAACATTTGTCACACACAAAAAGTACTTAACAATTTATGCACACAACTTAATATCATgagatattttatttcaatcaGTAAAGTAGTACCCATTAAAACTATTAAAATCCTTCCATCTTGTCACTTCAATTTACTCCTAAttaaaagcataaacaaaagCATAACTTGAGGACTAATTAATCATCCAACCAGGAAGCATTATGATATGCTTccatttttcttcatgttttttttaatctaaatgGAATAAAAACACACTCATGGTTGATGTACATTAATCTAAGAGTTTATTCATTAAGAATTAACCACATGTTTTTTTACCTGGTTAGCACATCCTATTCCAAAACCAAGCAACATGCGGCCAACATAAAGCATCCACACTTTTTCAGCGAATCCATTCATAGCAGCTCCAGCGAGAAAAAGAACACCACCAGAGAGCATGGTAAGACGTCTTCCAAAGATTCTAGTTACGGTGGATGCTCCAAGAGAATCCACAAGAGCGGCCAAATACAAAGAGGATGTAAACAACGTAGTGTCTGACTGTCGAATTTGCAGTATTGATTATCCGTAGGCTTA
Above is a genomic segment from Medicago truncatula cultivar Jemalong A17 chromosome 5, MtrunA17r5.0-ANR, whole genome shotgun sequence containing:
- the LOC11427401 gene encoding LOW QUALITY PROTEIN: sugar transport protein 12 (The sequence of the model RefSeq protein was modified relative to this genomic sequence to represent the inferred CDS: inserted 1 base in 1 codon; deleted 1 base in 1 codon; substituted 1 base at 1 genomic stop codon), which translates into the protein MAGGYIAHGSEKEYPGKLTFRVFIACMIAAFGGLIFGYDLGISGGVTAMDPFLLKFFPDVXAKELNIKPTDNQYCKFDSXDTTLFTSSLYLAALVDSLGASTVTRIFGRRLTMLSGGVLFLAGAAMNGFAEKVWMLYVGRMLLGFGIGCANQSVPIYLSEVAPYKYRGALNMMFQLSITIGIFVANIIHTTIIYKFVLTQIIVAVAIAFKFGVDGNPGELPKWYALLVVIGICVYVMGFTWSWGPLGWLVPSETFPLEVRSAAQSVNVSVNMIFTFAIARVFTTMSCHMKFGLFIFFAFFVVVMSLFIYKFLPETKGVPIEEMFMVWQNHSYWRKFIDAQKHITKNHVCSIASIVVPNACVYLQELMETRKFVRAITIGRPKKEDQNVLELCFFISHHVLYHNIRLRIFFPRK